Proteins encoded together in one Salmo trutta chromosome 3, fSalTru1.1, whole genome shotgun sequence window:
- the LOC115187415 gene encoding ribonuclease P protein subunit p38 yields the protein MATPGKVSKKERKKQIPAKTSLNSPYRLQWSPLQSDDVHFILDTLKSRLSATGLEKKEVKGFRQWGKKRNKNPPTGHDSVAEPPQIPLDTVTPERPVKPREQGWTDVAARRQLAIGINEVTKALERNQLRLVLVCKSVKPPHMTSHLIALCRTRGVAACQVPRLSESVAGLLGLKCVLALGFRRGDRNEDGTFSDTVEAIVPRVPALQVAWIPSPPSGKGATVEGQVGEEEGTAEGQMEMGEETRGQKRKIEDISPDITECPSCVLQPLKVKKIIPNPSKIRKPKTKKK from the coding sequence ATGGCCACTCCAGGCAAAGTGTCGAAAAAGGAGCGGAAGAAGCAGATCCCAGCTAAGACGTCCCTGAACTCCCCCTACAGACTGCAATGGAGCCCGCTGCAGAGTGATGATGTACACTTCATCCTGGACACTCTGAAGAGCAGACTGTCAGCAACTGGCCTGGAAAAGAAAGAGGTGAAAGGCTTTCGACAGTGGGGGAAAAAGAGAAATAAGAACCCACCTACAGGACATGACTCGGTAGCTGAGCCCCCACAGATACCCCTCGACACTGTAACACCGGAACGTCCTGTTAAACCCAGAGAGCAAGGCTGGACTGACGTAGCCGCTAGGAGGCAGCTGGCCATCGGCATCAACGAGGTCACCAAGGCTCTGGAGAGGAACCAGCTCCGGCTGGTGCTCGTGTGCAAGTCGGTCAAACCGCCGCATATGACGAGCCACCTGATAGCGCTGTGCCGGACGCGGGGCGTGGCGGCATGCCAGGTGCCGCGTCTCAGTGAGAGTGTGGCGGGACTGCTGGGGCTGAAGTGCGTCCTGGCACTGGGATTCAGACGAGGAGACAGGAATGAGGATGGGACGTTCTCCGACACTGTGGAAGCCATTGTACCCAGAGTGCCTGCTCTGCAGGTTGCCTGGATACCAAGCCCTCCCAGTGGAAAAGGTGCAACAGTTGAGGGGCAggtaggagaggaagagggaacaGCTGAGGGGCAAatggagatgggagaggagacaAGAGGCCAAAAACGGAAAATTGAAGACATTTCTCCAGACATTACAGAATGTCCATCCTGCGTACTTCAGCCTCTTAAAGTGAAAAAGATTATCCCGAACCCCTCTAAAATACGGAAACCAAAGACTAAGAAAAAGTAG
- the LOC115187429 gene encoding glycylpeptide N-tetradecanoyltransferase 2: MMAEDSESAASQQSLELDDQDTCGIDGDNEEENEHMQGSPGGDLGAKKKKKKQKRKKEKPSSGGAKSDSASDSQEIKNPGLPMQKLQDIQRAMELLSCQGPAKSIDEATKHKYQFWDTQPVPKLNEVVTSHGPIEADKDNIRQEPYSLPQGFMWDTLDLSNADVLKELYTLLNENYVEDDDNMFRFDYSPSFLKWALRPPGWLPQWHCGVRVSSNKKLVGFISAIPADIHIYDTLKKMVEINFLCVHKKLRSKRVAPVLIREITRRVNLEGIFQAVYTAGVVLPKPVSTCRYWHRSLNPRKLVEVKFSHLSRNMTLQRTMKLYRLPDSTKTPGLRVMERRDVRQVTELLQKHMRRFQLAPSMGEEEVAHWFLPQDNIIDTFVVEGAGGVLTDFTSFYTLPSTVMHHPQHRSLKAAYSFYSVHTHTPLLDLMNDTLILAKLKGFDVFNALDLMENKVFLEKLKFGIGDGNLQYYLFNWKCPPMDPDMVGLVLQ, translated from the exons ATGATGGCGGAAGATAGCGAGTCCGCAGCCAGTCAGCAGAGCCTGGAGCTGGACGACCAGGACACCTGCGGAATAGATGGCGATAACGAGGAGGAGAATGAACACATGCAAGG gagtccGGGGGGAGACTTGGGGgctaagaagaagaagaagaaacagaagagaaagaaagagaagccAAGCTCTGGAGGGGCCAAGTCAGACTCTGCCTCAGACTCACAGGAGATAAAG AACCCAGGGCTGCCCATGCAGAAGCTGCAGGACATCCAGAGAGCCATGGAGTTGCTGTCCTGCCAGGGACCAGCTAAGAGCATCGACGAGGCCACCAAACACAAGTACCAGTTTTGGGACACACAGCCAGTACCTAAACTCA ATGAGGTTGTAACCAGCCATGGGCCCATCGAGGCTGACAAGGACAACATCAGACAGGAGCCCTACTCTCTACCACAGGGCTTTATGTGGGACACTCTGGACCTCAGCAACGCTGACGTG CTGAAAGAGTTGTACACCTTGTTGAATGAGAACTATGTGGAGGATGATGACAACATGTTTAGATTTGATTACTCACCCAGCTTTCTCAAATG ggcGTTGCGTCCTCCAGGCTGGTTGCCCCAGTGGCATTGTGGGGTGAGGGTTTCCTCCAATAAGAAACTGGTTGGTTTCATCAGTGCCATTCCTGCTGATATCCACATCTATGACac cTTAAAGAAAATGGTTGAGATCAACTTCCTGTGTGTTCATAAGAAATTACGTTCAAAGCGTGTGGCTCCAGTTCTGATCAGGGAGATCACACGAAGGGTTAACTTGGAGGGTATATTCCAGGCCGTCTACACGGCAGGAGTGGTACTACCCAAACCTGTGTCTACCTGCAG GTACTGGCATCGTTCTCTGAACCCCAGGAAGCTGGTGGAGGTGAAATTCTCTCACCTGAGCAGAAACATGACGCTGCAGAGAACCATGAAACTGTACAGACTACCAGAC AGCACTAAGACCCCTGGCTTGCGAGTGATGGAGAGGCGTGACGTGCGTCAGGTGACGGAGCTGCTGCAGAAACACATGAGACGTTTCCAGCTGGCGCCCTCTATGGGCGAGGAGGAGGTGGCACACTGGTTCCTCCCACAGGACAACATCATAGACACATTTGTTGTGGAG GGTGCCGGTGGTGTGTTGACAGACTTCACTAGTTTCTACACCCTGCCCTCCACAGTGATGCACCATCCACAGCACAGAAGTCTAAAGGCTGCTTACTCCTTCTACagcgttcacacacacactccactacTGGACCTGATGAATGACACTCTCATACTGGCCAAACtg AAAGGCTTTGATGTGTTTAATGCTCTGGACCTGATGGAGAACAAGGTGTTTCTGGAGAAGCTCAAATTTGGCATCGGAGACGGCAACTTGCAGTATTACCTCTTTAACTGGAAATGTCCCCCCATGGACCCCGACATg GTTGGCCTTGTTCTTCAATAA